A genomic window from Thalassoroseus pseudoceratinae includes:
- a CDS encoding 3'-5' exoribonuclease YhaM family protein, which translates to MSRQFLNELKDGDSVDEVYFLADKQLRANRNANLYLLATLRDKTGTLSGLMWNVTEESTASFQTGDFVRIKGKVQSYQGSLQMIVTDIRPISSDGLDPDDFHPGASVAVDALLGRLKEIMLGLEDPSLRTLMECFLIDDAFLQGFTRAPAGIRAHHAYHGGLLEHVVNMLEVATRIGDLYPSINLELLLCGIFLHDVGKVRELGYDASLTYTDEGQLLGHLMIGVEMLNAKIAEAERLTGDEFPTETAMRLKHMILSHHGRPEFGSAKLPMTPEAIALHYLDNLDAKVHEFSRSIEDDPNAGSNWTPYVNRLERKLYKGVVASGGDEGS; encoded by the coding sequence ATGTCACGCCAATTTCTCAATGAACTCAAAGATGGCGATTCCGTAGATGAGGTGTACTTCCTCGCGGACAAGCAACTTCGAGCCAATCGGAACGCCAATCTTTATTTGCTTGCCACGCTCCGCGACAAAACCGGCACGCTCAGCGGGCTGATGTGGAACGTCACGGAAGAATCCACTGCGAGTTTCCAGACCGGAGACTTCGTACGGATCAAAGGCAAGGTGCAATCGTACCAGGGATCGTTGCAGATGATCGTGACCGACATTCGGCCGATCTCCAGCGATGGCCTGGACCCGGATGATTTCCACCCCGGTGCATCGGTCGCGGTCGATGCCCTGCTTGGTCGACTCAAGGAAATCATGCTCGGTTTGGAAGACCCTTCGCTTCGCACGTTGATGGAGTGCTTCCTGATCGACGATGCGTTTCTGCAAGGGTTCACACGGGCACCGGCGGGAATTCGGGCCCATCATGCGTACCACGGCGGCTTGCTTGAGCACGTGGTCAACATGTTGGAAGTCGCCACACGCATTGGCGATTTGTATCCCAGTATCAACCTGGAACTACTGTTGTGCGGTATCTTCCTGCACGACGTCGGCAAGGTGCGAGAACTGGGGTACGATGCATCACTCACCTACACCGATGAAGGCCAATTGCTCGGCCATTTGATGATCGGTGTTGAGATGCTCAATGCGAAGATTGCGGAAGCCGAACGACTGACCGGCGATGAATTCCCGACCGAAACGGCGATGCGACTCAAGCATATGATTCTCAGTCATCACGGTCGCCCCGAGTTTGGCAGCGCCAAGTTGCCAATGACCCCCGAAGCGATCGCCCTGCACTATCTGGACAATCTCGACGCCAAAGTTCACGAGTTTTCGCGGTCGATCGAAGACGACCCGAACGCCGGATCGAACTGGACTCCCTACGTCAATCGTCTTGAACGGAAACTGTACAAAGGTGTGGTCGCTAGTGGTGGCGACGAAGGTTCGTAA
- a CDS encoding LCCL domain-containing protein, whose protein sequence is MRQLLLMTCLVTSGVGVLALVTEFDPFASAGEQDPSGVPVAAEPIVIGPAADPVAQVWNGPAETPFNSSIETRLQKQLLEAVHSRMAGMSPEELRRLIALVETEEFQVPPAAQEILDSYHAQANAVQSEANQKIRKFRQAAVEDLKELLARFIDQKEFEEAVAVRNALRALVIPATEIQADPGTLTSFTGKKQRVHYFRITGDAIGSVWGTGTYTADSDLSTAAVHAGILKSGQTGVIRVTLLPGQEKYPNSTRNGVTTSAWGNYGASYRISRSIAGDFDVSPEVLEDPKSDPLEIPEATPASPSEPDPASELDSSPIDE, encoded by the coding sequence ATGCGACAACTCCTTCTGATGACTTGTCTTGTGACGTCTGGTGTTGGTGTGTTGGCTTTGGTCACTGAGTTCGATCCGTTTGCGTCCGCTGGAGAACAGGATCCCTCAGGGGTACCCGTCGCGGCCGAGCCCATCGTGATTGGTCCCGCAGCAGATCCTGTCGCTCAAGTTTGGAATGGTCCCGCTGAGACGCCCTTCAACAGTTCTATCGAAACGCGATTGCAAAAGCAGCTCTTGGAAGCCGTTCATTCTCGGATGGCTGGAATGTCGCCGGAGGAACTGCGACGGTTGATCGCTCTTGTCGAGACCGAAGAATTCCAAGTGCCGCCCGCTGCTCAGGAAATCCTCGACAGTTACCACGCTCAGGCCAATGCCGTTCAGTCGGAGGCCAATCAGAAGATCAGGAAGTTCCGTCAAGCGGCCGTTGAGGATCTCAAGGAACTTCTAGCCCGTTTCATTGACCAGAAAGAATTCGAGGAAGCGGTTGCCGTTCGGAATGCATTGCGGGCGTTGGTGATTCCCGCCACCGAAATTCAGGCGGATCCAGGAACTCTGACCAGCTTCACTGGGAAAAAGCAGCGTGTGCATTACTTTCGGATCACCGGTGACGCGATTGGCTCCGTCTGGGGCACGGGGACTTACACGGCCGACTCTGATCTCTCCACGGCCGCCGTCCATGCAGGCATCTTGAAGTCGGGACAAACGGGGGTGATCCGCGTGACACTGTTGCCCGGCCAAGAAAAATACCCCAACTCGACCCGCAATGGCGTCACCACGTCCGCCTGGGGAAATTACGGGGCGAGTTACCGAATCTCACGCAGTATCGCCGGTGATTTCGACGTGTCGCCGGAAGTCTTGGAGGATCCGAAATCGGATCCGTTGGAAATTCCAGAAGCGACCCCGGCCTCACCGTCAGAGCCCGACCCTGCGTCGGAACTTGACTCCAGTCCGATCGATGAATGA
- a CDS encoding NYN domain-containing protein: MTHNTAIFFDIENLIGGYGKALYLDELSLTDIHSAIVDNDVSGIAIQRAYANWSDSRLNTLRADIVELGIEPIQMFGFGKGSHKNASDIHLAIDAMEVLLTKPAIDRFVIVSGDGGFSSLAKRIHEYSKTVIGCAYRRAANQVFEAVCDDFIWLEEPESASEHSRNSASGSGNHNPIVAAYGRKYRRIEPQDSNSVINRGKEILGFLSKSHSSRDALARTGLNISVYKELLSYRMFGFDPIKCGFPKFVDFVRHTVHGSALKLVLKEPSEYRLINREHVIRGFVTVDGVPGASGPHSLDSYFTLLSRIEPRFPVPDLDVLHELASHLVEYRNDVQGIRYAELVEGLAAEFDYGEREIRGVVTCMISAKCFARLPQGVPLSEQRLFLDCSTQSDVIQKIYQGMYQKIEASLGRVDTECLERVLPIWQSVDEPKTYDGDTTSRLR; the protein is encoded by the coding sequence ATGACTCACAATACGGCGATCTTTTTCGATATCGAAAATTTGATCGGTGGCTATGGAAAAGCCTTATATCTTGATGAGCTTTCTCTGACCGACATCCATTCGGCCATCGTTGACAATGACGTTTCCGGGATTGCAATCCAACGGGCCTATGCGAACTGGTCGGATTCTCGGTTGAATACTTTGCGAGCCGATATTGTGGAACTCGGCATTGAACCCATTCAAATGTTTGGGTTCGGCAAAGGCTCACACAAGAATGCTTCCGACATCCATTTAGCGATTGATGCAATGGAAGTTCTGCTAACAAAGCCTGCCATCGATCGATTCGTGATCGTTTCCGGTGATGGTGGTTTCTCTTCTCTCGCGAAGAGGATACACGAATATAGCAAGACGGTTATTGGCTGCGCCTATCGACGAGCTGCGAATCAAGTGTTCGAGGCGGTCTGCGATGATTTTATCTGGCTTGAGGAGCCAGAGTCGGCCAGTGAGCATTCCCGAAACTCTGCCTCAGGTAGCGGGAATCATAATCCAATCGTCGCTGCCTACGGTCGAAAATATCGGCGTATTGAACCTCAAGATTCCAACTCGGTGATCAATCGAGGGAAGGAAATCCTAGGGTTTCTCTCCAAGAGTCATTCGTCCCGTGATGCACTCGCACGAACGGGCTTGAATATTAGCGTCTACAAGGAGCTACTCTCGTATCGAATGTTTGGGTTTGATCCGATCAAGTGCGGATTCCCGAAGTTTGTTGATTTTGTACGTCATACCGTTCATGGCTCGGCACTCAAACTCGTCTTGAAGGAACCTAGTGAGTACCGACTGATCAATCGAGAGCACGTTATTCGAGGCTTTGTAACTGTGGATGGCGTTCCAGGGGCCAGTGGACCTCATTCGCTTGACAGTTATTTCACTCTGTTGTCAAGAATCGAACCGCGGTTCCCGGTTCCGGATCTTGATGTTTTACATGAGTTGGCCAGTCACTTGGTTGAGTATCGTAACGATGTTCAAGGCATTCGTTATGCTGAACTTGTTGAAGGGCTCGCTGCAGAGTTTGATTATGGTGAACGTGAAATTCGCGGCGTCGTCACGTGTATGATCTCTGCGAAGTGTTTTGCGAGGCTCCCTCAAGGCGTTCCTTTGAGTGAGCAACGACTGTTTCTAGACTGCTCGACACAGTCGGATGTGATACAAAAGATTTATCAAGGAATGTATCAAAAGATCGAAGCATCACTAGGACGAGTGGATACCGAATGTCTGGAGCGAGTACTACCGATTTGGCAGAGCGTCGATGAACCGAAGACTTATGACGGTGACACGACAAGTCGACTACGATAG
- a CDS encoding serine/threonine-protein kinase, which produces MDSEDRWIWPFELLDQIGEGGMGVVYRARYVVNDRILAVKLLPRDVQDEQALARFERELEILKNLKHKHIVRCFGGACENKRRFYAMELVEGGALDDLLRQERRLPWNKVVEFGQQMAAALAYAHEHQVVHRDVKPGNFLITREGRLKLSDFGLATVAAARKITSAGKTMGTFHYMAPEQIRGQTMTGQVDLYALGCVFYELLTGRPPFEADTPAAILHKHIQDTANPIRSLNPDCPEALAKLVHELLEKKPTDRPASAQVVQRRLEEISSIVVVEPRRRASESRVGNQPVGRPLESLRNAELNDTKTVATPATEADIPTYSPNWSLPIAAGVAAVIAFWVISFLTPAPSSASAERLWIDAFQSGRTAEIRVEAAMALGELSSTSENAAEVLRSALEQIEAEPTPVRVAIVDALGESGYAARNKTPALRKLQKADPEESVRTHAADAITKINAAEPPGRPWTVYAKWFIALTATGIIAHALWKNRQAT; this is translated from the coding sequence ATGGACTCCGAAGACCGCTGGATTTGGCCGTTCGAACTTCTCGATCAAATCGGCGAAGGCGGTATGGGAGTTGTTTACCGAGCACGCTACGTGGTCAATGATCGGATTCTCGCCGTCAAGTTGCTCCCCAGAGACGTGCAAGACGAGCAAGCCCTCGCTCGGTTTGAACGGGAACTGGAAATCCTCAAGAACCTCAAGCACAAACACATCGTACGGTGCTTCGGCGGAGCCTGCGAAAACAAACGCCGATTCTACGCAATGGAACTCGTTGAAGGCGGCGCCCTGGACGATTTGCTCCGTCAGGAACGGCGGTTGCCTTGGAACAAGGTTGTCGAATTCGGCCAACAGATGGCCGCTGCATTGGCCTACGCACACGAACATCAAGTTGTTCATCGCGATGTGAAGCCCGGCAACTTTTTGATCACAAGAGAAGGGCGACTCAAACTCAGTGACTTCGGATTGGCCACCGTTGCCGCCGCTCGCAAGATCACTTCTGCCGGCAAGACGATGGGTACGTTCCATTACATGGCACCGGAGCAGATTCGCGGTCAAACGATGACCGGCCAAGTCGATTTATACGCATTGGGTTGCGTGTTCTACGAATTGCTGACCGGTCGCCCACCATTTGAAGCCGATACGCCGGCCGCAATTCTTCATAAACACATCCAAGACACCGCGAATCCAATTCGATCCCTCAATCCCGATTGCCCGGAGGCCCTTGCAAAACTCGTCCATGAGCTACTGGAAAAAAAACCAACCGACCGGCCAGCGAGTGCTCAAGTCGTTCAACGGCGTTTGGAGGAGATCTCCTCGATTGTTGTCGTGGAACCACGACGCCGAGCCAGCGAAAGCCGCGTTGGAAACCAACCGGTCGGTCGACCATTGGAATCCCTGCGGAATGCGGAACTCAACGACACCAAGACCGTTGCAACTCCCGCCACCGAAGCCGACATTCCCACGTATTCCCCAAATTGGTCGCTTCCGATAGCCGCCGGTGTGGCTGCTGTGATTGCATTCTGGGTGATCTCGTTCTTGACTCCCGCGCCGTCTTCGGCATCCGCGGAACGACTTTGGATAGACGCATTCCAATCGGGACGAACCGCGGAAATCCGTGTCGAAGCAGCCATGGCGTTGGGAGAGTTGTCGTCAACGTCCGAAAATGCCGCCGAGGTCCTGCGATCTGCATTGGAGCAAATCGAAGCCGAACCGACCCCCGTTCGAGTCGCGATCGTGGATGCGCTTGGCGAATCCGGTTATGCCGCCCGAAATAAGACCCCAGCTTTACGCAAACTTCAGAAAGCCGATCCCGAAGAATCCGTCCGCACACATGCCGCAGATGCCATCACCAAAATCAACGCGGCTGAACCTCCCGGACGTCCATGGACAGTCTATGCCAAATGGTTCATCGCGTTGACGGCAACCGGAATCATCGCCCACGCTCTTTGGAAAAACCGTCAAGCGACTTGA
- the moaA gene encoding GTP 3',8-cyclase MoaA produces MPERLVDSFGRVHNNLRISVTDRCNIRCFYCMPAENVQFMQRAQLLSFEEIERFVKLAVPLGVDKIRLTGGEPLVRRDLPSLIERLAAIPQIRDIGITTNGILLAEHAQAMWDAGLRRINVSLDALDPVKFQEITRREGYEQVLEGIQEAQRVGFDPVKVNAVSIRGMTESEIVPFGKFARETGAEIRFIEFMPLDADNAWEREKVLYSQEIIDVLSQEIAPLKPLPTQDPTAPATDFEFADGIGRIGFIGSVSQPFCQSCNRFRLTADGKIRNCLFSLEETDIKSMLRGEASDDKIREAVRESIRGKWEGHEINTARFLQPDRPMYSIGG; encoded by the coding sequence ATGCCCGAACGATTAGTCGATTCCTTCGGTCGCGTTCACAACAACTTGCGGATTAGCGTGACCGATCGCTGCAACATCCGCTGTTTCTACTGCATGCCTGCCGAGAACGTGCAATTCATGCAGCGGGCTCAACTTCTATCGTTCGAGGAAATCGAGCGGTTTGTGAAGTTGGCCGTGCCGTTGGGCGTCGACAAAATCCGCCTGACCGGTGGGGAACCGCTCGTGAGACGGGATTTGCCTTCGCTGATCGAGCGACTGGCCGCGATTCCGCAAATCCGTGACATTGGTATCACGACCAACGGCATTCTGCTCGCCGAACACGCCCAAGCCATGTGGGATGCCGGGCTGCGGCGAATTAATGTCAGTCTGGATGCGTTGGACCCCGTGAAATTCCAAGAAATCACCCGTCGTGAGGGCTATGAGCAAGTCTTGGAAGGAATTCAAGAAGCACAACGCGTCGGGTTCGATCCGGTGAAGGTCAACGCAGTCAGCATCCGTGGGATGACCGAAAGCGAAATCGTTCCCTTCGGGAAGTTTGCCCGCGAGACCGGTGCGGAGATTCGTTTTATCGAGTTCATGCCCCTGGATGCCGACAACGCCTGGGAACGTGAGAAAGTCTTGTATTCGCAAGAAATCATCGATGTTCTCTCGCAGGAGATTGCTCCGCTCAAACCGCTGCCAACGCAAGACCCGACCGCCCCCGCAACCGATTTCGAGTTCGCGGACGGAATCGGCCGAATCGGGTTCATCGGTTCGGTGAGTCAACCGTTCTGCCAAAGTTGCAATCGTTTCCGGCTCACCGCAGACGGCAAAATTCGCAATTGCCTGTTCAGCTTGGAAGAGACGGACATCAAGTCCATGCTCCGGGGCGAAGCCAGCGACGACAAAATTCGTGAGGCCGTCCGCGAAAGCATTCGGGGCAAATGGGAAGGGCATGAGATCAATACGGCCCGATTCCTACAACCCGATCGGCCTATGTATTCCATCGGGGGGTGA
- a CDS encoding aminotransferase class V-fold PLP-dependent enzyme: MSTRIYLDNAATSYPKPEQVYTAVDRYQRELGVAVGRGATRTGNEVSRTVRSARKRLAELLGAESPDRIIFTSNGTDSLNLAIHGLLQPGDHVVSSEMEHNSVLRPLAWLQEHRGIDVTFVSADSSGQIDPSDVRDAICPETKLIALTHASNVTGTLQPLADFCEIARTARVRLLIDAAQTAGVVPIDLRQTPIDLLACPGHKGLLGPLGTGVLYVKPGVEEELQSIRQGGTGSVSELQSQPETLPDKYESGNHNAPGLFGLEAGLTYIQKRTIPSIRQHEQALLEQLLDGFRAIDGLQIHGPNDPSRQIGIVSVTVDGFEPQILSSILDESFQIQTRAGLHCAPGVHRQMGTSDFGGTVRFSVGPMTTENDIETTILAMTEILQSS; this comes from the coding sequence GTGAGTACGCGGATTTATCTCGATAACGCAGCGACGAGTTACCCCAAACCAGAGCAAGTTTACACAGCGGTTGATCGTTATCAGCGGGAACTCGGCGTGGCGGTCGGTCGTGGTGCAACACGAACTGGTAATGAGGTCTCGCGAACTGTGCGGTCTGCACGCAAACGGCTTGCGGAACTCCTGGGAGCGGAATCGCCAGACCGCATTATTTTTACAAGCAACGGCACGGACAGCTTGAACCTTGCCATTCATGGGTTGCTTCAACCCGGTGATCACGTGGTGAGTTCCGAGATGGAACACAACTCCGTGCTCCGACCGCTGGCGTGGTTGCAAGAGCATCGCGGGATTGATGTGACATTCGTTTCCGCTGACTCATCGGGACAGATCGATCCCAGCGACGTGCGCGACGCCATTTGTCCCGAAACCAAACTGATCGCGTTGACACATGCGTCGAATGTGACCGGTACACTGCAACCTCTCGCCGACTTTTGTGAAATCGCACGAACCGCCAGAGTTCGCCTCCTCATTGACGCCGCCCAGACCGCCGGAGTTGTGCCGATCGATCTCCGGCAAACCCCCATTGATCTGCTGGCGTGTCCCGGCCACAAAGGATTATTGGGCCCATTGGGAACCGGCGTGCTCTATGTGAAACCCGGCGTCGAGGAAGAACTGCAAAGCATCCGGCAGGGCGGGACGGGATCGGTTAGTGAATTGCAGTCACAACCAGAGACTCTCCCAGACAAATACGAATCCGGCAATCATAATGCTCCGGGGTTGTTCGGACTCGAAGCCGGTTTGACGTACATCCAAAAACGCACAATTCCATCAATCCGCCAGCACGAACAAGCTTTACTGGAACAATTGCTGGACGGATTTCGAGCGATCGACGGTCTGCAAATCCATGGCCCTAACGATCCAAGTCGGCAAATTGGGATTGTCAGTGTCACGGTGGATGGGTTTGAACCACAAATTCTCTCGAGTATTCTCGATGAGAGTTTTCAGATTCAAACCCGAGCCGGCTTGCATTGTGCTCCAGGTGTACACCGGCAAATGGGAACGAGTGATTTCGGCGGGACCGTGCGTTTCAGTGTGGGACCGATGACGACGGAAAACGACATCGAAACCACCATCTTGGCCATGACTGAGATCCTACAATCATCTTAG
- a CDS encoding DNA-3-methyladenine glycosylase family protein, producing the protein MTPSRDDMTQVFDASNFDTYCETLADREAVFRRILDQHGRPPLWQREPNFTTLVRIILEQQVSLASANATFTKLTQCVSKFTPDELLQLSTEDMRACAVSRQKTRYLHALSDAVLSNQLNIPALAQLSDDVVRQQLTQVKGIGQWTANVFLMLALNRTDCFPSGDVALNNSLRHEFELSTEQFMETSQSLIARWAPLRTIAAYLLWHAYIQRKNITFAG; encoded by the coding sequence GTGACCCCGTCGCGGGACGATATGACTCAGGTCTTCGACGCCTCGAACTTCGATACCTATTGTGAGACGCTAGCGGATCGCGAGGCAGTTTTTCGGCGGATTCTCGATCAACACGGGCGTCCGCCGCTTTGGCAGCGAGAGCCAAACTTCACCACGCTAGTACGGATCATTCTGGAACAACAGGTCAGTTTGGCTTCCGCGAATGCGACCTTCACGAAGCTGACGCAGTGCGTGTCGAAGTTCACGCCGGACGAACTGCTCCAATTGTCGACTGAGGACATGCGTGCGTGTGCCGTAAGTCGGCAAAAAACGCGTTATTTGCACGCACTGTCCGATGCGGTGTTGTCGAATCAACTCAACATCCCTGCCCTAGCCCAACTCTCTGATGACGTTGTCCGTCAGCAACTCACACAAGTCAAAGGGATTGGCCAGTGGACAGCCAACGTCTTCTTGATGTTGGCTCTCAACCGGACGGACTGTTTTCCCTCGGGTGATGTCGCGTTGAACAACAGTCTTCGGCACGAATTCGAGTTGTCTACCGAACAGTTCATGGAAACCAGCCAAAGCTTGATTGCCCGTTGGGCCCCCTTGCGGACGATCGCGGCCTATCTGCTTTGGCATGCATACATTCAGCGGAAGAACATCACATTCGCTGGCTGA
- a CDS encoding DUF368 domain-containing protein gives MSDWFNIIHVGFGFLMGGADIIPGVSGGTVALILGIYERLVTAVSRFDTTFLGHLRKREWVSAARYIDLGFLVALGLGILTGVVLLANLMHWLLEHRQEQTFAAFFGMILASAWIVARLVPRWNVSSVGLLLLGTVFAFLLVGVPALQDPPTGPIYIFFCGMIAICAMLLPGISGAFILLILGTYTDITGALRAMRHGTDLSGNGLILAAFGLGAMIGILSFSKLLKYLLKHYEAPTMAILCGFMLGSLRKIWPFKIELTPPGTELKKKVYQNIMPDFDATSTWISLGILVVAGIVIFAIEYFAVAYGHEPEEEIDDLVEST, from the coding sequence TTGAGCGACTGGTTCAACATCATTCACGTCGGTTTCGGCTTTCTGATGGGTGGTGCCGACATCATCCCCGGTGTCTCCGGCGGTACGGTCGCATTGATTCTCGGCATCTATGAACGATTGGTAACGGCTGTCAGTCGGTTCGACACCACATTTCTTGGCCATCTCCGCAAACGGGAATGGGTGTCGGCGGCCCGCTACATCGATTTGGGTTTTCTAGTCGCACTTGGACTCGGCATCCTGACCGGCGTCGTTTTACTTGCCAACTTGATGCACTGGCTACTCGAACACCGTCAGGAACAAACTTTCGCGGCATTCTTCGGCATGATTCTCGCCTCGGCGTGGATCGTCGCCCGACTCGTGCCGCGTTGGAATGTCAGTAGCGTTGGTCTGTTGTTGCTGGGGACCGTGTTCGCGTTCTTGCTGGTCGGTGTACCGGCATTGCAAGACCCGCCCACCGGACCGATCTACATCTTCTTCTGTGGCATGATCGCCATTTGTGCGATGTTGCTTCCCGGCATCAGCGGCGCGTTTATCTTGCTCATTTTGGGCACGTACACGGATATCACGGGCGCACTCCGTGCGATGCGACACGGCACGGACCTCTCTGGAAACGGGCTGATACTCGCAGCGTTCGGACTGGGGGCGATGATCGGGATTCTGAGTTTCAGTAAGCTGTTGAAGTATTTACTCAAGCACTACGAAGCGCCGACAATGGCCATTCTCTGTGGTTTTATGTTGGGTTCACTCCGCAAGATTTGGCCATTCAAGATTGAGCTGACACCACCGGGAACGGAACTGAAAAAGAAAGTCTATCAAAATATCATGCCGGATTTTGATGCCACAAGCACATGGATTTCCTTGGGTATCTTGGTCGTCGCCGGAATTGTGATTTTCGCGATTGAGTACTTCGCTGTGGCGTACGGACACGAGCCGGAAGAAGAAATTGATGACCTCGTGGAGTCAACATAG
- a CDS encoding dienelactone hydrolase family protein, whose protein sequence is MTFRTAALTVLLALAPVATQAKLVTKEVPYEHDGTKLVGYLAYDDKYDTPRPGVLVVHEWWGLNDYARKRTEMLAELGYVAFALDMYGEKVTQHPKEAGEWSGAIRSNVKQWRERALSGLNVLTAQDNVDSENVAAIGYCFGGSTVLQMAFAGEKLKAVVTFHGGLVVPSEEEADDIETAVLVCHGASDSFIPEKTAQEFREALTKADVDWMMVYYANAKHGFTNPGADDYGLPPLAYNKKADKRSWTDMKSFLKEKLK, encoded by the coding sequence ATGACATTTCGGACTGCTGCTCTGACTGTTCTACTGGCTTTAGCTCCGGTCGCGACGCAAGCCAAACTTGTGACGAAAGAAGTTCCATACGAACACGATGGCACAAAGCTCGTCGGGTACTTGGCTTACGATGACAAGTACGACACGCCTCGCCCTGGGGTTCTTGTGGTGCACGAATGGTGGGGGCTCAACGATTATGCTCGCAAACGCACCGAGATGCTCGCCGAACTTGGCTATGTGGCCTTCGCTCTCGACATGTATGGCGAGAAGGTGACTCAGCATCCGAAGGAGGCGGGCGAATGGTCCGGAGCGATTCGCTCAAACGTGAAGCAATGGCGTGAACGGGCATTGAGTGGACTGAACGTGTTGACCGCTCAAGACAATGTCGATTCCGAGAACGTCGCCGCTATCGGCTACTGCTTCGGTGGTTCCACAGTCTTACAGATGGCCTTTGCCGGCGAGAAACTCAAAGCCGTCGTGACGTTTCATGGCGGATTGGTTGTTCCCTCCGAGGAGGAAGCCGATGACATTGAGACAGCCGTTCTGGTGTGTCACGGTGCGAGTGACAGCTTCATCCCCGAGAAGACCGCCCAAGAATTCCGCGAAGCACTGACCAAAGCCGATGTGGACTGGATGATGGTCTACTACGCAAACGCCAAACACGGGTTCACAAACCCCGGAGCCGACGACTACGGCCTGCCGCCACTCGCTTACAACAAAAAAGCCGATAAGCGATCGTGGACGGACATGAAATCCTTCCTCAAAGAGAAGTTGAAGTGA
- a CDS encoding mechanosensitive ion channel family protein — translation MDKDSMWYSLNQFWHETVVDFVDRILPEGQLLNSTAHQWATAIAIFVAGFMFLPAIKGIIRLRVKAIADRRDENCWSHGLVKMVAATRFWFLVMLSLFLATLALSLPRRGVEFNRSAIIVALVLQAAIWMNALIKFGMERYIKLRAEDASAITTAKAIAFLVRCALWAVALLMVLSNLGVDVTTLVASLGVGGIAVALAAQNILGDLFASLSIVMDKPFVLGDFIIVGDMMGTVQHIGLKTTRVQSLSGEQLVFPNSDLLSSRIRNFKRMQERRIVFTIGVTYQTPSEQVKAIPDMLKTAVEAQNDVRFDRAHFKSYGDSALLYETVYYVMKPDYNLYMDIQQKINYHLLDKFTDENIEFAYPTQTVFAEVVTQPPNTD, via the coding sequence ATGGACAAAGACAGTATGTGGTACAGCCTCAATCAATTTTGGCATGAAACCGTTGTCGACTTCGTCGATCGAATCCTCCCCGAGGGGCAGTTGTTGAATAGCACTGCTCACCAGTGGGCAACTGCCATTGCAATATTTGTGGCAGGCTTCATGTTTCTGCCCGCGATCAAAGGCATCATCCGACTTCGGGTCAAAGCGATTGCCGACCGCCGCGACGAAAACTGCTGGTCACACGGGTTGGTCAAGATGGTCGCGGCCACCCGTTTTTGGTTCTTGGTAATGCTGTCGTTGTTCCTTGCTACGCTAGCTCTGAGTCTGCCGCGACGTGGTGTGGAGTTCAATCGGTCGGCGATCATCGTCGCGTTGGTTCTTCAAGCGGCCATCTGGATGAACGCCCTGATCAAGTTCGGCATGGAACGCTACATCAAGTTGCGAGCTGAAGACGCCAGTGCTATCACCACTGCCAAGGCGATTGCATTTTTAGTCCGCTGTGCACTTTGGGCGGTCGCCCTGTTGATGGTGCTATCAAATCTTGGAGTGGATGTCACCACGTTGGTTGCTAGTCTGGGGGTTGGTGGTATTGCAGTTGCGTTGGCGGCTCAGAACATCTTGGGCGACCTGTTTGCTTCGCTTTCGATTGTGATGGATAAGCCATTCGTGCTCGGCGACTTCATCATCGTTGGCGATATGATGGGCACCGTTCAACACATCGGGCTCAAAACGACTCGCGTGCAAAGTCTATCAGGGGAGCAACTCGTCTTTCCGAACAGCGACTTGCTCAGCAGTCGGATTCGCAACTTCAAACGCATGCAGGAACGCCGAATCGTATTTACAATCGGCGTGACCTATCAAACTCCCTCCGAGCAGGTGAAAGCCATTCCGGACATGCTCAAAACAGCTGTCGAAGCTCAGAATGACGTCCGTTTCGATCGAGCACACTTCAAGTCCTACGGTGACTCCGCCCTGCTCTATGAAACCGTCTACTACGTCATGAAGCCCGACTACAATCTCTACATGGATATTCAGCAGAAGATCAACTACCACCTGCTCGACAAGTTCACTGACGAAAACATTGAATTCGCTTATCCCACGCAAACGGTGTTCGCGGAAGTCGTGACTCAACCACCCAATACAGACTAA